Proteins encoded together in one Anopheles darlingi chromosome 3, idAnoDarlMG_H_01, whole genome shotgun sequence window:
- the LOC125958187 gene encoding islet cell autoantigen 1-like protein — MLKSELQHQFWVTKKAVQRKLGSKEDENIVASDGELDSKIELFRSVAESCSKLYRIIDQYQERMCILAQEENSLGKFLREVSKESPTTGKMMSTTGKAISYCGQQRIAIRVPLLRLHHDVHTFKGRAIADTHHTIQQMEKERTEYRAALSWMKSVSIQLDPDTGRGLEKFRKAQRHVKTAKTKFDKYTLDCLEKIDLLAAARCNMFSHALVGYQNAILQFAKKTDETYKNTLKSLAKDPHYNFSVLKELTQANPNEECTDDQIDGNLPQELPGPPADDDQMLFFKEEYKDELDELDAVKKSSLKEQKMVADVDEEINALLSGVPKLNVQASDKHGSAANGGNCDLLGLSLDDEFSDFMSAPAPFLPSMLLGNSSLVDDAFDFPLPNASNPPIAPASDGITEAKRSERATDLFSSLLHGFSKPGNQHQISGGIQTTAVAATTSSGSLAAPNVAGGGSKPKGKEETKTGKRDLSGWYQLFAELDPLSNPDAIPSKTDAPVNSMAA; from the exons ATGTTGAAATCCGAATTACAGCACCAATTCTGGGTAACCAAAAAGGCGGTTCAAAGGAAACTTG GCTCCAAAGAGGACGAAAACATTGTAGCTTCCGATGGTGAGCTAGACTCAAAGATTGAGCTGTTTCGCTCGGTCGCGGAAAGCTGCAGCAAACTGTATCGTATCATCGACCAGTACCAAGAGCGAATGTGCATTCTGGCGCAGGAGGAAAACTCGTTGGGGAAATTTTTGCGTGAAGTCAGCAAAGAAAGCCCCACCACCGGCAAAATGATGTCCACTACCGGCAAAGCGATTTCGTATTGCGGCCAGCAACGCATTGCTATTCGGGTACCGTTATTGCGACTACATCATGATGTGCACACGTTCAAGGGCCGTGCCATTGCCGATACACACCACACGATACAACAGATGGAAAAGGAGCGAACCGAGTATCGGGCCGCGCTCAGCTGGATGAAATCGGTTAGCATTCAGCTCGATCCTGACACCGGCAGAGGCTTGGAAAAGTTTCGAAAAGCGCAGCGACACGTGAAGACTGCCAAGACCAAATTCGACAAATATACGCTCGATTGTCTAGAGAAG ATTGATCTTCTAGCTGCTGCAAGATGCAACATGTTCTCGCATGCGTTGGTAGGCTACCAGAATGCCATTCTGCAGTTTGCGAAGAAAACGGATGAAACATATAAAAACACGCTTAAGAGTCTAGCTAAAGATCCACACTATAATTTCTCCGTCCTCAAAGAACTCACCCAGGCGAATCCGAACGAGGAGTGTACCGATGATCAAATTGACGGGAATCTGCCTCAGGAActaccgggaccaccggccgACGATGACCAGATGTTATTTTTTAAG GAAGAGTACAAGGACGAGCTAGATGAGCTGGATGCAGTCAAGAAGTCATCATTGAAAGAGCAAAAAATGGTAGCCGACGTTGATGAAGAAATCAATGCACTGTTATCGGGAGTACCGAAACTGAATGTTCAAGCCAGCGATAAACATGGCAGTGCTGCTAATGGAGGAAACTGTGACCTACTAGGGCTCAGTTTGGATGACGAGTTTTCCGACTTTATGTCAGCGCCGGCACCATTCTTGCCTTCCATGCTACTCGGGAACAGCAGTCTTGTAGATGATGCATTTGATTTTCCCCTGCCGAATGCATCGAACCCACCAATAGCACCAGCATCGGATGGTATAACCGAGGCAAAGCGATCGGAAAGGGCTACTGATCTTTTCAGTAGTTTGTTGCACGGATTTTCGAAACCtggcaaccagcaccagattTCTGGCGGTATTCAAACTACCGCTGTGGCTGCAACGACCAGCAGTGGGTCACTGGCAGCCCCCAACGTGGCTGGGGGTGGATCGAAgccaaaagggaaggaagaaaccaAAACGGGTAAGCGGGATCTTAGCGGATGGTATCAGCTGTTTGCGGAGCTGGACCCTCTCTCAAATCCGGATGCTATACCATCGAAAACGGACGCACCGGTCAACAGTATGGCAGCTTGA
- the LOC125958186 gene encoding armadillo repeat-containing protein 8-like: MEPFTCFMDVENSRSYIDELYSEEYYKCQEAIVCLKNAVIGSNKKKGSIISQGIVPRLIALLRDASKPLPLRIDAGIVIGSLAKGTVSQVHSLIRYDTVDVLLAIIFDATTDQRLMETCLGALQTIVQYPFAPLELIHSDINHIRRLIQIASPSSNLSCQTYVVNIFVPLCLSSQQQKNLCQAEIIPFLARFITSDNSTLQVPALKCLAAMCFTNQSVSNIVHSTYHADRSILDLLTALQSRTRDVEVQLSAARCLTYLHRSGTLAADDYRIVYKTLPCLARLCSDEFEESTRATAAETLAYLAEIDSELQRLAAISNHLINSLANLVKCPSVLSRQGAFRCFASLAANDEEIRKRIIEMDGLMEEVLCGLKDSCPEVRLSAVRCLHSLSRSVQLLRTTFQDHSVWRPLMDLLSGDPSLELQTVVTSTICNLLLEFSPAKEPMLELGAVEMLCELTNHVDPALRLNGSWALMNMAFQAEQHVKTKIINTLGTDRIFQLLGDRDERIIMKTLGLLRNLLSNTLHIETIMSEHATEVLRAVCLVLDDPHPPEVKEQALIIISNITAGARDKDYVLQDEKIIKKIRDFLVASDKKLQMGALFVLRNLLDNSGRQQVLRQWGFLENLEQLLHMTPRDSQFYEDIRHEILRFDYSEDH, encoded by the exons ATGGAACCGTTCACCTGTTTTATG GACGTAGAAAACTCGCGCTCGTATATCGACGAGCTTTACTCCGAGGAGTACTACAAGTGCCAGGAGGCAATCGTTTGCCTGAAGAATGCCGTCATCGGATCGAATAAAAAGAAGGGTTCCATCATCTCGCAAGGAATTGTGCCCCGTTTGATTGCGCTTCTGCGGGACGCCAGTAAACCTTTGCCGCTTCGCATCGATGCCGGTATCGTGATCGGTTCACTGGCCAAGGGTACCGTGTCGCAGGTGCACTCGCTGATCCGCTACGACACCGTTGATGTGCTGTTGGCCATTATTTTCGATGCAACTACGGACCAGCGGCTAATGGAAACGTGTCTCGGTGCGCTGCAAACAATCGTCCAGTATCCGTTCGCACCGCTGGAGCTGATTCACTCGGACATCAACCACATACGCCGCTTGATTC AGATCGCATCCCCGTCGAGCAACCTGTCCTGTCAGACATACGTGGTCAACATCTTCGTGCCTCTGTGTCTTtcctcgcagcagcaaaagaatcTGTGCCAGGCGGAAATAATACCGTTTCTAGCACGTTTCATTACCTCCGACAACTCGACTCTGCAAGTACCTGCGCTCAAGTGTCTGGCGGCCATGTGCTTCACCAACCAGTCCGTCTCCAACATCGTCCATTCGACATACCATGCGGACCGCTCGATATTGGATCTACTCACTGCACTGCAGTCGCGGACCAGGGACGTAGAGGTACAGCTGTCTGCCGCCCGCTGTCTCACCTATCTGCACCGTTCCGGCACGCTAGCGGCCGACGACTATAGGATCGTGTACAAAACGTTGCCCTGCCTGGCGCGGCTCTGCTCGGATGAGTTTGAGGAGAGCACCAGAGCCACGGCAGCGGAAACGCTAGCGTACCTGGCCGAAATTGACTCCGAGCTGCAACGGTTGGCCGCCATCAGCAATCATCTTATTAATTCACTCGCAAACCTGGTCAAATGCCCATCCGTACTGTCGCGTCAGGGTGCATTTCGATGTTTCGCATCACTCGCCGCAAATGATGAGGAAATTCGCAAACGCATCATCGAAATGGACGGTCTCATGGAGGAGGTACTCTGTGGGCTAAAGGATTCCTGCCCTGAG GTTCGGTTATCGGCGGTTCGATGTCTTCATTCACTTTCCCGTTCAGTCCAGCTACTAAGAACAACCTTTCAG GATCACTCGGTGTGGCGACCATTGATGGATCTGCTGTCGGGTGATCCGTCGCTCGAGCTGCAGACCGTGGTAACGTCAACGATCTGTAATCTGCTACTAGAATTCTCACCTGCCAAGGAACCGATGCTCGAGCTGGGTGCCGTCGAAATGCTCTGTGAACTTACCAATCACGTCGATCCGGCCCTTCGGCTAAACGGCAGCTGGGCGCTCATGAATATGGCATTCCAG GCGGAACAGCacgtgaaaacaaaaatcatcaaTACACTGGGAACGGATAGGATATTTCAATTGCTGGGAGATCGGGATGAGCGTATCATCATGAAAACGTTGGGACTGTTGCGTAACTTGCTGAGCAATACGCTCCATATCGAAACAATCATGTCAGAGCATGCAACCGAAGTGTTACGGGCG GTATGTCTCGTGCTGGATGATCCACATCCACCGGAGGTTAAAGAGCAAGCTTTAATTATAATTAGTAACATAACGGCCGGAGCACGGGATAAGGACTATGTGCTGCAGGATGAGAAGATCATCAAAAAGATACGAGATTTTTTG GTCGCAAGCGACAAAAAGCTCCAGATGGGCGCCCTGTTTGTTTTGCGCAATCTGCTCGACAATAGTGGCCGGCAGCAGGTATTGCGACAGTGGGGGTTCCTGGAAAATCTCGAACAACTGCTGCACATGACCCCCCGTGACTCGCAGTTCTATGAGGA CATAAGGCACGAAATTTTAAGGTTTGACTACTCGGAAGATCATTGA
- the LOC125957375 gene encoding coatomer subunit epsilon has product MSGAEGESLVDMENLFFVGSYVPSQNEFYRIRTPSLEKDILMYRAYIAQARFRIVLDEVQETNDTPVLSMRHLAEYLYVPERKETVLAQIEEKLRGDTSEMHVIWTIVGATIYINEEMYETALKLLAGNNNLECLSLYMHCLLKMSRVDLAKQVLLTMQEKDDDAILTQLSQAWLNIQIGGEKLQDAFYIFQDLCDKFSPTLLLLNGQAVCYLGQQKYDDAERVLRECLNRDTNHYDTLVNLLFLTQQKEGNSTQFHRYLTQLLGHKNTAFATMYNKKKSEFERIIKQYGPSNTKHVSEIVA; this is encoded by the exons ATGAGCGGAGCGGAGGGCGAAAGTCTGGTGGACATGGAGAACTTGTTCTTCGTCGGCAGTTACGTTCCCTCGCAGAACGAGTTCTACAGAATTCGG ACTCCGTCGCTGGAGAAGGACATTCTCATGTACCGGGCGTACATCGCTCAGGCCAGATTCCGCATCGTGTTGGACGAAGTGCAAGAGACCAACGATACGCCCGTGCTGTCCATGCGCCACCTCGCCGAGTACTTGTACGTCCCGGAGCGCAAAGAGACCGTCCTGGCGCAGATCGAGGAAAAACTCCGCGGTGATACCAGCGAGATGCATGTGATCTGGACCATCGTCGGTGCAACCATCTACATAAACGAGGAGATGTACGAGACGGCATTGAAGCTATTGGCCGGAAATAACAACCTGGAGTGTCTGTCGCTGTACATGCACTGTCTTTTGAAGATGTCGAGAGTTGACTTGGCCAAGCAGGTTCTACTAACGATGCaggagaaggacgacgatgccATTCTTACGCAGCTTTCCCAGGCTTGGCTGAACATCCAGATC GGTGGCGAAAAGTTGCAGGACGCCTTCTACATTTTCCAAGATCTGTGCGACAAATTTTCACCtaccttgctgctgttgaacgGACAAGCCGTGTGCTACCTAGGCCAGCAAAAGTATGATGATGCCGAGCGTGTGCTTCGCGAATGTTTGAACCGCGATACCAACCACTACGATACCCTCGTCAATTTGCTCTTTTTAACGCAGCAAAAGGAAGGCAACAGCACACAGTTCCATCGCTACCTGACACAGTTATTGGGACACAAGAATACGGCATTCGCGACGATGTACAACAAAAAGAAGTCCGAGTTTGAACGGATCATTAAACAGTATGGTCCATCGAACACGAAACACGTCAGTGAAATCGTAGCTTAA